In Quercus robur chromosome 11, dhQueRobu3.1, whole genome shotgun sequence, the sequence tggaaaaaaaaataatttatacataacatacttaaaattttatgaattttctacccttgaaaaaaataataaaaccaaatcaaatttGACCACCCTAAAGCCTAAACATTATTAGGCCCAACCAGAtatcaagaaagaaaaacctTTAGACAAATATTTTGCTGGCTTCTTCTTCAGACCTTCATCGTCGCCTTCTTGCTCAATATCTCTTTCTcggttctttcttctttttcaatatttttggaTCCGAGAGTTGGCTTAATCCTAGGCGGACATTGATTCAATTGTTTTTCTCAATATGCAAGATATATCCCTCTGGAAATCTTCCAGTCGCAACTTACCAGTAGTCTCTGCATGAACAAGAGCCATCTTTGAAAGAGTGGAAGCGACTTCTATCTCTCACCAAAATTTCCAATCTATAGACTCTAGAGATCAGCTTCATCACTGTATGGCAGTCCCTGCATACCCTCAAATTCTTCACTATTCTTATAACCCTTCCCTCACATAATCTTGCCATACCAAAAGCTAAAGCAAGCTTCTCACTATGCCTAGACACTGaatcttccttttcttcctcttctatgTCATGCAAAACACTCCCAACCTCTGGAACGTAACCTCCTTCAATCCTAAGCTTTGAGGTTATCTCCCTTAATTTTTCATAGGCCTCTTCCGTAATCTTGTCCAGTTTTCCACCCGCCACAAAAGTATACATGATCTTGTCAACTTCAATCATGCTCCAACCAGGAGTTTTCTTGATCTTCTGGTCAGTCATTGATCTTCTTACTGTGGCAACATCTTTCCATTTCCCCGCTATGGCATAAATATTTGACAAAAGAACATGGTCGCCAGAATCGCTGGGTTCAAGTTCAGAAAGCCTTTCCTTCACTTGCTCTCCCAACTTGACATTACCATGAATGCTACAAGCCCCAAGAAGAGTCCGCCAAATAATAGCAGTTGGTGAAATTGGCATTTGACAAACAAAATCATAGGCCTTCTGCAACTTACCGGCTCGACCATATAGATCAACCATACAACCATAATGCTCAATCACTGGTTCTATGCCATATACATCTTTCATCTTAGAAAAATATTTACAGCCTTGTTCAATTAGACCAGCATGACTGCAAGCATATAATATAGAAATAAAGGTGACCCCATCAGGCCTAATTCCAGATGCTTCCATATCATGGAAAAGCTGTATTGCTTCTTCTCCATTACCATGCATTGCAAGTCCTGCTATCATTGTTGTCCAAGAAACAATGCTTTTATTTTCCGGCATTCGCTCAAAGACCAATCGAGCCATGCCCACGTTCCCACACTTACAATATGTGTCCATGAGTGCATTATTCACTGAAATCATCCAAAGAAATCCAGCTTTCTCCAGGAACCCTTGTAAAATCTTTCCAAACTCAAACGCCCCAGCCTGAGCACAAGCCGATAGAACCCCTGTCAAGCTCACCTCATTTGGTCTCATTCCCACCCATAACAATTTCCTGAAAAACCCAAATGCCTCATCAAAACAACCATTTTGAGCAAACCCAGCAATCATACTACTCCAAGAAACATCATCTTTCACAGGCATCTCTAAGAACACCTCCTTAGCCAGCTCAAGCTCACCTGCTTTAATGTACCCAGCAAGCATGACATTCCACGACGTCAAATTCCTAATCGGCATCCTATCAAACATTTCCTCTGAACCCTTTACATCCCCACATCTAAAACACGCAGTAAGCACCGCATTCCAAGCCACAACATTTGGTTCAGACATTTCCTCAAACACCGTCCGTGCAGAACTCACACACCCACATTCTGCATACATACTCACAAGAGTCGTCGCAACAAAAAGATGGGTATTTA encodes:
- the LOC126706628 gene encoding pentatricopeptide repeat-containing protein At1g74630, coding for MKKSTATVSVTEQLCLSLLHKCKTLKTVKQVHAITCKTGLDTDRVVAGKLLLNCAVSISDALDYARRLFHHFPDPDVFMYNTIIRGFAESDNPRNSLVAFVEMRRRACVLDSFSFAFVLKGAANCGCLRGGVQLHCDAMRHGLNTHLFVATTLVSMYAECGCVSSARTVFEEMSEPNVVAWNAVLTACFRCGDVKGSEEMFDRMPIRNLTSWNVMLAGYIKAGELELAKEVFLEMPVKDDVSWSSMIAGFAQNGCFDEAFGFFRKLLWVGMRPNEVSLTGVLSACAQAGAFEFGKILQGFLEKAGFLWMISVNNALMDTYCKCGNVGMARLVFERMPENKSIVSWTTMIAGLAMHGNGEEAIQLFHDMEASGIRPDGVTFISILYACSHAGLIEQGCKYFSKMKDVYGIEPVIEHYGCMVDLYGRAGKLQKAYDFVCQMPISPTAIIWRTLLGACSIHGNVKLGEQVKERLSELEPSDSGDHVLLSNIYAIAGKWKDVATVRRSMTDQKIKKTPGWSMIEVDKIMYTFVAGGKLDKITEEAYEKLREITSKLRIEGGYVPEVGSVLHDIEEEEKEDSVSRHSEKLALAFGMARLCEGRVIRIVKNLRVCRDCHTVMKLISRVYRLEILVRDRSRFHSFKDGSCSCRDYW